CGCCCCTTGGGCCTGTGGACCGCCATCGTGCTGCTGGGGTCCGAGGCCGCACGTCTGCGCGAGCCCCGTTGGCGCGACCAGCCTTTCATGGTTGAATGGCTGCGCGTGGGGATCCTGATCGGCGTGATGATGCTGGCCTATCGCTTCGTGCAGGTGCTGTTCCTGCTGCCGGTGGCGGCCTTGGGGCAGGTGATCCTGCAATATCTGGCGACGGTGGCGGCCTATCCCGCGGTGGTCTTCGGGGCGCGCTGGCTGATCGGCCTGCGTCGCCCGCCGCGCCGCGACGCCGTCTAGAGGTCCGGGGACAGGGGACAGGTCATGAAGAAGACCCAACGCGAGATCATGGACAGCAGCCGCCAGATCACCCGGCGCGGGCTGATGCTGGTGGGCGTGCAGCTGGCCACCGTGACGACGCTGGCGCTGAAGATGCGGTCGATGCAGCTGGACCATGCCGAACAGTACCGCATGCTGGCCGACGGCAATTCGATCAAGATCCGCCTGCTGCCGCCATCCCGCGGGCTGATCCTGGACCGCAGCGGCATCGTCATCGCCAGCAACGAACAGAATTACCGCGTCACCCTGACCCGCGAGGAGGCGGGCGGCGCGGTCGAGCCGGTGCTGCGCCGCCTGTCCCAGCTGATCCCCCTGTCCGAGGCCCGCATCGAGGAGCTGATGGAGGAGTTCTCGCGCCGCTCGGCCATCACGCCGATCGTGCTGGCCGACCGGCTCAGCTGGGAACAGTTCAGCGCCATCGCCGTCAACGCGCCCTCGCTGCCCGGGGTGACGCCGGAATCGGCCCTGTCGCGGCATTACCCGCGCCGGGGCGATTTCGCCCATGTCATGGGCTATGTCGGCCCGGTCAGCGATTACGACCTGTCGCGGATCGAGGATCCAGACCCGGTCCTGCGCCTGCCCGATTTCCAGCTGGGCAAGATCGGCGTCGAGGGCCGGCTGGAGGAGGCGCTGCGCGGCAAGGCTGGCGCCCGCCGGGTCGAGGTGAACAGCCAGGGCCGCGAGATGCGCCAGCTGTCCCGGCAGGAGGGCGAGCAGGGCGCCACCGTCCAGCTGACCGTGGATGCGGCCCTGCAGAACTATGCGGCCCAGAGGCTGGGCGAGGAAAGCGCCGCCGCCGTCGTCATGGATTGCCATACGGGCGAGCTTCATTCGATCTGCTCCTCGCCCAGCTTCGATCCGAACCTGTTCGTGCGCGGGATCAGCAGCCGGGATTACCGGGCGCTGATGGATCACGACCACCGGCCCTTGGCCGACAAGACGGTGCAGGGGGTCTATCCGCCCGGATCGACCTTCAAGATGGTCACCCTGATGGCCGGGCTGGAGGCCGGGGTCATCAATGCGGGCACCCGCTATTTCTGCCCCGGCTATACCGAGCTGGGCGGCCGGCGCATTCACTGCTGGCGCCGCGGCGGCCACGGATCGGTCGACGCGATCAAGAGCCTCGAGGAAAGCTGCGACGTCTATTATTACGAACTGGCGCAGCGGGTGGGCATCGACCGCATCGCCATCATGGCGCGCAAGCTGGGCCTGGGCGTGCGGCACGACCTGCCCATGTCCGCGGTGGCCGAAGGCATCGCGCCCGACCGCG
Above is a genomic segment from Paracoccus aestuarii containing:
- a CDS encoding rod shape-determining protein MreD, which gives rise to MIGLPSRAFVTGTLLFLGCVWLLLFIRLLPLSRGVTGWPGPDLAVPLILAWVLRRPDQLAAPVIVLALLVEDLLLMRPLGLWTAIVLLGSEAARLREPRWRDQPFMVEWLRVGILIGVMMLAYRFVQVLFLLPVAALGQVILQYLATVAAYPAVVFGARWLIGLRRPPRRDAV
- the mrdA gene encoding penicillin-binding protein 2, whose amino-acid sequence is MKKTQREIMDSSRQITRRGLMLVGVQLATVTTLALKMRSMQLDHAEQYRMLADGNSIKIRLLPPSRGLILDRSGIVIASNEQNYRVTLTREEAGGAVEPVLRRLSQLIPLSEARIEELMEEFSRRSAITPIVLADRLSWEQFSAIAVNAPSLPGVTPESALSRHYPRRGDFAHVMGYVGPVSDYDLSRIEDPDPVLRLPDFQLGKIGVEGRLEEALRGKAGARRVEVNSQGREMRQLSRQEGEQGATVQLTVDAALQNYAAQRLGEESAAAVVMDCHTGELHSICSSPSFDPNLFVRGISSRDYRALMDHDHRPLADKTVQGVYPPGSTFKMVTLMAGLEAGVINAGTRYFCPGYTELGGRRIHCWRRGGHGSVDAIKSLEESCDVYYYELAQRVGIDRIAIMARKLGLGVRHDLPMSAVAEGIAPDREWKMNRHGQAWQIGDSLNASIGQGFVLASPLQLAVMTARIASGREVRPQLVRSIDGVRQPIPEYPPLDISDAALRVARLGMDAVMNAARGTARSSRIIREDWRVAGKTGTSQVRNITAAERARGVISNDQLPWNRRDHALFVAYAPYEAPKYAISLVVEHGGGGSTAAAPLARDILLFALNGGLPPLDAVPSDQRAAMEARHEAMQLYQPEAPRPGRSRA